The Streptomyces sp. NBC_00224 genome has a window encoding:
- a CDS encoding cytochrome P450, translating into MPKSMSWRLVLLPVEAAVSRTDDARMYEVPDLPGLDFDPFLWESLSDAPVSRIRLPHGKGDCWLVTRHKDVKFVTSDPRFSRDVLGRAVPKMTKHFIPLDRAVSFVDPPEHARVRSVVSSSFTQRGVDRLRLRAGLLMDELCLELEAAGPSADLVHHVISPFALAMIGEVIGIPAADRPRVRDWARTVLTRASDEAQAQRAEEAKQAAHDYFRQLAAQRRAEPRQDVMSTMVAAVSAGRIDEEELLALATLMGLNGWHAVCNNAANMMYVLLTQRHLMERLQRQPGLILQAVEELFRWVPHKHGVGQPRIATEDVEVGGVLIREGELAYVSYVAANWDERVYPDPGRIDFERSGPPHMAFGNGPHVCVAPLLARMEAEVLLSTLISRFPAVRLAVPPDEMNWQTDVLIRGPVDLPVTW; encoded by the coding sequence TTGCCGAAGAGCATGTCGTGGCGATTGGTGCTGTTACCGGTGGAGGCCGCTGTGTCCCGGACTGACGATGCCCGTATGTATGAGGTCCCTGACCTCCCTGGCCTGGACTTCGACCCCTTCCTGTGGGAGTCGCTGTCTGACGCGCCGGTCTCCCGGATCCGGCTTCCGCACGGCAAGGGAGACTGCTGGCTGGTCACCCGGCACAAGGACGTCAAGTTCGTCACCTCGGACCCACGGTTCAGCAGGGACGTCCTGGGGCGGGCGGTGCCCAAGATGACGAAGCACTTCATTCCCCTGGACCGCGCGGTCAGTTTCGTGGACCCGCCCGAACACGCCCGGGTGCGTTCGGTGGTCTCATCGTCCTTCACCCAGCGCGGTGTTGACCGTCTGCGGTTGCGCGCCGGCCTCCTCATGGACGAGTTGTGCCTGGAGCTGGAAGCGGCAGGCCCGTCCGCCGACCTCGTGCACCACGTCATCTCGCCCTTCGCCCTGGCCATGATCGGCGAGGTGATCGGCATCCCCGCCGCGGACCGGCCTCGTGTCCGGGACTGGGCGCGGACAGTCCTGACAAGGGCGTCGGACGAGGCTCAGGCGCAACGGGCCGAGGAGGCCAAGCAAGCCGCCCATGACTACTTCCGTCAGCTGGCGGCACAGCGTCGTGCGGAGCCGCGGCAGGACGTGATGAGCACGATGGTGGCCGCGGTCAGTGCGGGACGGATCGATGAGGAAGAGCTTCTGGCCCTGGCTACCCTGATGGGCCTCAACGGCTGGCACGCGGTGTGCAACAACGCGGCCAACATGATGTACGTCCTCCTCACCCAACGGCACCTGATGGAACGGCTGCAACGCCAACCTGGTTTGATCCTGCAAGCGGTGGAGGAACTCTTCCGCTGGGTACCCCACAAGCACGGCGTCGGGCAGCCACGGATCGCCACCGAGGACGTGGAAGTGGGCGGCGTGCTCATCCGCGAGGGGGAGCTCGCCTACGTCTCCTACGTGGCTGCCAACTGGGACGAGCGGGTCTACCCCGATCCCGGCAGGATCGACTTCGAGCGCAGCGGTCCGCCGCACATGGCGTTCGGCAACGGCCCACACGTGTGCGTGGCCCCCTTGCTGGCCCGGATGGAAGCGGAGGTCCTGCTGTCCACTCTGATCAGCCGATTCCCCGCGGTGCGTCTCGCGGTCCCGCCGGACGAGATGAACTGGCAGACCGACGTGCTCATCAGGGGACCTGTCGACCTGCCGGTCACCTGGTAG
- a CDS encoding family 2B encapsulin nanocompartment shell protein translates to MSTAAYPRQHEEPTGRAQLSLGIAAARNLTTTTKSVPQMQGISSRWLLRMLPWVEVKGGAYRVNRRLVYEVGDGRVTFVQEGSAVRVVPAELGELPLLRGFEDEKALRALADRCLQQQYGPGQLIAEQGGPVDHVYLIVHGKVEKVGSGSYGEETRRGVLSDGGFFGGQAVAEEPGEWGFTARAMTACTVLALPRAAYEEVADRNGQLREHVRGRQADKARPRNKKGEANIALASGHTGEPVIPGTFVDYELAPREYELSVAQTILRVHSRVADLYNDPMDQVEQQLRLTIEALRERQESELVNNPEFGLLNNADYSQRISTHSGPPTPDDMDELLAMRRGTKAFFAHPRAISAFGRECNKRGLSFDTADVDGHSMPAWRGVPIVPCGKIPVSDEGTSAILAMRLGEAEGGVVGLRQTGIPDEYEPGLNVRFMGINDQALISYLVSTYYSAAVLVPDALGVLENVEVFHSPS, encoded by the coding sequence ATGTCGACCGCAGCGTATCCGCGACAGCACGAGGAGCCGACCGGCCGGGCACAGCTCAGCCTGGGGATCGCCGCCGCGCGCAACCTGACGACCACCACCAAGAGCGTCCCGCAGATGCAGGGCATCAGCTCGCGGTGGCTGCTGCGCATGCTGCCCTGGGTGGAGGTGAAGGGCGGCGCGTACCGGGTCAACCGGCGCTTGGTGTACGAGGTCGGCGACGGCCGGGTCACCTTCGTCCAGGAGGGGAGTGCGGTCCGGGTCGTCCCCGCGGAGCTGGGAGAACTTCCGCTGCTGCGTGGGTTCGAGGACGAGAAGGCGCTGCGGGCACTCGCCGACCGGTGCCTCCAGCAGCAGTATGGACCCGGCCAGTTGATCGCGGAGCAGGGCGGGCCCGTCGACCACGTCTATCTGATCGTGCACGGCAAGGTGGAGAAGGTCGGCAGCGGAAGCTACGGGGAGGAGACCCGTCGGGGTGTGCTGTCCGACGGCGGGTTCTTCGGTGGGCAGGCGGTGGCCGAGGAGCCGGGGGAGTGGGGGTTCACGGCGCGCGCGATGACGGCGTGCACGGTGCTGGCCCTGCCCCGTGCCGCGTACGAGGAAGTCGCCGACCGCAACGGCCAGTTGCGGGAGCACGTCCGCGGGCGCCAGGCCGACAAGGCGCGGCCGCGGAACAAGAAGGGTGAGGCGAACATCGCCCTCGCCTCCGGGCACACCGGCGAACCGGTGATCCCGGGGACCTTCGTCGACTACGAACTCGCACCACGCGAATACGAGTTGAGCGTGGCCCAGACGATCCTGCGCGTGCACAGCCGGGTCGCCGACCTCTACAACGACCCGATGGATCAGGTCGAGCAGCAGCTGCGCCTGACCATCGAGGCCCTGCGTGAACGCCAGGAGTCCGAGCTGGTCAACAACCCGGAGTTCGGGCTGTTGAACAACGCCGACTACAGTCAGCGCATCTCCACCCATTCCGGCCCGCCCACTCCGGACGACATGGACGAGCTCCTTGCCATGCGGCGCGGGACCAAGGCGTTCTTCGCACACCCCCGGGCCATCTCCGCCTTCGGCCGTGAATGCAACAAGCGGGGCCTGTCCTTCGACACCGCTGACGTGGACGGCCACTCGATGCCCGCCTGGCGAGGCGTACCGATCGTTCCCTGCGGCAAGATCCCCGTCTCGGACGAGGGGACCTCCGCCATCCTCGCGATGCGCCTGGGAGAGGCCGAGGGCGGAGTGGTGGGCCTGCGGCAGACGGGCATCCCCGACGAGTACGAGCCCGGCCTCAACGTGCGGTTCATGGGCATCAACGACCAGGCCCTGATCTCCTACCTGGTCAGCACCTACTACTCGGCGGCCGTTCTCGTGCCCGACGCGCTCGGCGTTCTGGAGAACGTCGAGGTCTTCCACAGCCCGTCCTGA
- the bla gene encoding class A beta-lactamase — translation MQYSRTRRTALGGLALLATLPLVACAQADDQASSPAPPTATTRPHTSAKPPAADFKELERKYGARLGVYAVNTGDGREVAYRDGERFAYASTFKALAAGAVLRKYSLDGMTKVIHYSKDDLVANSPVTEKHVDTGMTLGELCDAAVRYSDNTAGNLLFDALGGPKGLESALRETGDAVTRVERREPELNQWAPGTVRDTTTPRALAQDLRAFVLGNRLGTAERAQLTRWLRTNTTGDELIRAGVPKGWTVGDKTGAGGVYGIRNDIAVVWPPHAAPIVMAILSNRGTQDADYDNKLIADAAAVVSRAVS, via the coding sequence ATGCAGTACTCACGCACACGCCGTACCGCGCTGGGCGGGCTCGCCCTGCTCGCCACCCTCCCTCTGGTGGCCTGCGCACAGGCCGACGACCAGGCGTCGTCACCGGCGCCGCCCACCGCGACGACACGGCCGCATACGAGCGCGAAACCGCCTGCGGCCGATTTCAAGGAGCTGGAGCGCAAGTACGGGGCGCGGCTCGGGGTGTACGCGGTGAACACCGGCGACGGGCGTGAGGTGGCCTACCGCGACGGCGAACGGTTCGCCTACGCCTCCACGTTCAAGGCGCTCGCCGCCGGGGCCGTCCTGCGGAAGTACTCCCTGGACGGTATGACCAAGGTGATCCATTACTCCAAGGACGACCTGGTGGCCAACTCGCCCGTCACCGAAAAGCACGTCGACACCGGGATGACGTTGGGCGAGCTGTGCGACGCCGCCGTGCGCTACAGCGACAACACGGCCGGGAACCTGCTGTTCGACGCGCTCGGCGGACCGAAGGGCCTGGAGAGCGCCCTCAGGGAGACGGGCGATGCGGTGACCCGCGTCGAGCGCCGCGAGCCGGAGCTGAACCAGTGGGCCCCCGGCACGGTGCGGGACACCACCACGCCCCGCGCACTGGCCCAGGACCTGCGCGCGTTCGTCCTCGGCAACCGCCTCGGCACAGCCGAACGCGCCCAGTTGACGCGGTGGCTGCGGACCAACACCACCGGAGACGAGCTCATCCGGGCCGGAGTCCCCAAGGGCTGGACGGTCGGCGACAAGACCGGCGCGGGCGGCGTCTACGGCATCCGCAACGACATCGCGGTGGTGTGGCCCCCGCACGCCGCGCCCATCGTCATGGCGATCCTGTCGAACCGCGGGACTCAGGACGCCGACTACGACAACAAACTGATCGCGGACGCGGCGGCCGTGGTTTCCCGGGCAGTGTCGTAG